One region of Marivirga arenosa genomic DNA includes:
- a CDS encoding iron chaperone, translating to MNYDVKTVEEYLNAIPKDRRPYVEKLRDIIKENLPEGFKEEISYGMIGFVVPHDIYPNGYHVNPELPLPFINIASQKNFIALYHSGIYTSPELMEWFKKEYSERITTKLDMGKSCIRFKNPKKIPFDLIADLATKMTVKDWISLYEQKRNKIN from the coding sequence ATGAATTATGATGTAAAAACTGTTGAGGAATATTTAAATGCTATTCCTAAAGACAGGAGACCATATGTTGAAAAGTTAAGGGATATAATTAAGGAAAACCTCCCTGAAGGATTCAAAGAAGAAATATCATATGGAATGATAGGCTTTGTAGTTCCTCATGATATATATCCAAATGGTTACCATGTAAATCCTGAACTTCCTTTACCCTTTATAAACATAGCCTCACAAAAAAATTTTATAGCCCTCTATCATAGTGGTATTTATACTAGCCCTGAATTAATGGAATGGTTTAAAAAAGAATATTCGGAGCGAATTACTACTAAATTAGATATGGGAAAAAGTTGTATTCGCTTTAAAAACCCTAAGAAAATTCCTTTCGATTTAATAGCTGATCTTGCCACTAAAATGACCGTTAAAGATTGGATATCACTTTACGAACAAAAAAGAAATAAAATAAATTAA
- the gdhA gene encoding NADP-specific glutamate dehydrogenase, protein MSENELLEKIKRRNPNEPEFIQAVEEVISSIGVVFKKHPEFHHLRLLERMAEPERLISFRVNWLDDNGEVQVNRGFRVQMNSALGPYKGGLRFHPSVNQSILKFLAFEQIFKNALTGLPLGGGKGGADFDPKGKSDAEIMRFCQAFMSELYRHIGHFTDVPAGDIGVGGREIGYLFGAYKKIRNEFTGVLTGKGREWGGSLIRPEATGYGLVYFSQYMLEKNDDSLKDKKCVVSGSGNVAQYTLEKLIELGAKPITASDSSGYIIDDEGINQEKLEFIKEIKNVNRGRISEYLEKYSNAKYVENDADKDYNPLWETKADCVFPCATQNEINKKDAENIKKSGAKLLTEGANMPLTAEAIDVICEAEILYAPGKATNAGGVAVSGLEMSQNRIGVYWSHDEVDNRLKNIMKDIHDNCVKTAEEYELNQHNYLAAANIYGFLKVASAMKAQGVI, encoded by the coding sequence ATGTCTGAAAATGAATTACTCGAAAAAATAAAGAGAAGAAATCCGAATGAACCGGAATTTATTCAAGCAGTAGAGGAAGTAATTTCATCAATCGGTGTTGTTTTTAAAAAACACCCTGAATTTCATCATCTACGCCTTTTAGAAAGAATGGCTGAGCCTGAGCGACTTATTTCATTTAGAGTCAATTGGCTTGATGACAATGGGGAAGTGCAAGTGAACAGGGGTTTCCGAGTACAAATGAACAGTGCTTTAGGCCCCTATAAAGGAGGTTTAAGGTTTCACCCTTCAGTAAACCAAAGCATACTTAAATTTTTAGCCTTTGAGCAAATCTTTAAAAATGCATTAACCGGTCTTCCTTTAGGCGGTGGTAAAGGTGGTGCTGATTTCGATCCGAAAGGAAAATCGGATGCTGAAATTATGCGTTTTTGCCAAGCTTTTATGAGTGAATTATATCGACATATCGGTCATTTTACGGATGTACCTGCTGGTGATATTGGCGTTGGAGGTAGAGAAATAGGCTATTTATTCGGTGCTTATAAAAAAATTAGAAATGAATTTACCGGAGTATTAACGGGAAAAGGGAGAGAATGGGGCGGTAGCTTGATTAGACCTGAAGCTACGGGTTATGGTTTAGTGTACTTTTCCCAATACATGTTGGAGAAAAATGATGATAGCTTGAAGGATAAAAAGTGTGTGGTTTCTGGTTCAGGAAATGTGGCACAATACACTTTAGAAAAATTAATTGAATTAGGCGCCAAACCCATCACTGCTTCTGATTCTTCAGGGTACATTATTGATGATGAAGGAATAAATCAAGAAAAGCTCGAATTCATCAAAGAAATTAAAAATGTGAATAGGGGCAGAATATCAGAATATTTAGAGAAATACTCCAATGCTAAATATGTAGAAAATGATGCAGATAAAGACTATAACCCTTTATGGGAAACCAAAGCGGATTGCGTATTTCCATGTGCAACTCAAAATGAAATCAATAAAAAGGATGCTGAAAACATTAAAAAATCAGGTGCAAAACTGCTCACCGAAGGTGCTAATATGCCTTTAACAGCCGAAGCCATTGATGTTATTTGTGAAGCTGAAATTCTTTATGCTCCAGGTAAAGCTACTAATGCAGGTGGAGTTGCCGTTTCAGGCTTAGAAATGAGTCAGAATAGAATTGGAGTATATTGGTCACATGATGAAGTAGACAATAGACTAAAAAATATTATGAAGGATATACATGACAATTGCGTTAAAACAGCTGAAGAATACGAATTAAATCAACATAATTATTTAGCTGCAGCTAATATTTATGGCTTTCTTAAAGTTGCCAGTGCAATGAAAGCCCAAGGTGTAATTTAA